AGCGACACCGCCGGCGGGTCGCCCGCGCGGCCGGCCGGGTAGTTCTGCAGCCCGATGTGGATGCGGCCGTCCAGGAAGGTGCCGGCCGTCAGCACCACGGCGCGGGCGCGAAAGCGGATGCCGGATTGCGTGACGGCGCCGACGACGCGGTCCCCTTCCACCATCAGGTCATCCACCGCCTGCTGGAACAGGGTCAGGTTGGGCTGGTTCTCCAGCATCCGGCGGATGGCGGCCTTGTAGAGGATGCGATCCGCCTGCGCCCGGGTGGCGCGCACGGCCGGACCCTTGCTGCCATTGAGGATGCGGAACTGGATACCGCCCTCGTCGGTGGCCAGGGCCATGGCGCCGCCCAGGGCATCCACTTCCTTGACCAGATGGCCCTTGCCGATGCCGCCGATGCTGGGGTTGCAGCTCATCTGGCCCAGGGTCTCGATGTTGTGCGTCAGCAGCAGGGTGTTCACGCCCATGCGGGCGGCGGCCAGTGCGGCCTCGGTGCCGGCATGGCCGCCGCCAACCACGATGACGTCGAATTCGGTGGGGTAGAGCATGGGTCAGCTTTCTTCAATCAGTTGCGTCGCCAGACCCTCGGCGCGGGCGGCCTCGGCCTGGCGCGGGTCGGCGGTGATCAGGCGGTCGGCGCCGCAGGCTTGAGCGGCGGCCAGGTGCAGGGCGTCGCTGGCTGGCAGGCGGCTGTGGCGCAACAGCAGGGCCTGGCTCAGGGCCTCAACGCGACGGTCCAGGGCCACGCGTTCGAAGTCCTCGAAGTCCGCCTGCAACAGGCCCAGCAGGCGCTGCAACTCGGGTTCGGGCAGGGCCTCGCGGTGAGCCGCCAGGGCGGACACCAATTCGGCCCGGCAATGTGCGGCCACGGCGACTTGGTGGGCCTGGGCCAGGGCGGCCTGCACGGCCGCGCGGCCCGGTTCGTCCAGGTAGCGCTTCACCAGGGCCGAGGGGTCGAGCAGGATCTTCATGCCCCGCGCCCCTCGATCAGGTGCTGGCTCACTGTCTTGCCGTCGGCCGGCGCCAGGTGGGCGGGCTCGATGGCCTGCTTCCAGGCCGGTTGGGCATCGCGCGCAGCGGCAGCCACCGGCACCAGATCGGCCACCGGCTTGCCATGCCGCAGGATGCGCACGGTCTGGCCCTGTTCGACCAGGTCCAGCGCGGCGGCCACATGGGCGCGGAACTCGCTGAGGGGCAGGGTGTGCATGACAGATTTGTACAAAAAACTCAATCTGTACATTTTCGCCCGAATTGGGAGCGGGGCGGGTCTCCCCGCTGCAAGCCCCAGCGGGCTGCGTGCTTGAATCCACATCACCTTGTTATGGGAGCCTCCCATGTCGATCTCCATGGTCCAAGCCACCAGCCCGCGCTTTATCAACGGGCTGATCAATCTCAGCAAGATCCTGGGCAAGGCGGCCGAGCACGCAGCCGCGCACAAGATCGATCCCCAGGCCTTGTTGCAGGCCCGGCTCTATCCGGACATGTTTGCGCTGACGCGCCAGGTGCAAATTGCCTGCGACCAGGCCAAGGGCGCGGTGGCCCGGCTGGCCGGGCAGGAGCCCCCCAAGCACGAAGACAACGAGCAGAGTTTTGAAGACCTGCAGGCACGCATCAAGAAGACCATCGCCTACATCGAGTCCGTGCCGCTGGTGACTTTGGACGGCAGCGAGAGCCGGGGCATTCACCTGAAGGTCGCTGGCAAGGAACTGACCTTTGTGGGCAGCCAGTACCTGATGGGCTGGGCCTGGCCCAACTTCCACTTCCACAGCAGCATGGCCTACGCCATCCTGCGCCACAACGGCGTGCCGCTGGGCAAGCAGGACTATCTGGGCGAGGTGTGAGCGAGCTCGCCGCCCTCACCGGTCGCTGCGGCTGCGGCCAGGTGCGCTACGCCCTTGATGCATCCCCCATGGTGGTGCATTGCTGCCACTGCCGCTGGTGCCAGCGCGAGACAGGCTCGGCCTTCGTCATCAACGCCATGATCGAGACTGAGCGCCTGCGCCTGCTGCAGGGGCAGACCGCCGAGGTGCTGACGCCCAGTGCCAGCGGCTATGGGCAACGCATCCATCGCTGCCCCAGCTGCCAGGTGGCGCTGTGGAGCCATTACGCCGGGGCTGGGCCGGTGCTGGCCTTTGTGCGCGTGGGCACGCTGGACGAACCCGGGCGCTGCCCGCCCGATGTGCACATCTTCACCGCCAGCAAGCCGTCCTGGCTCACCTTGCCACCCGGCGCCAAGGCTTATGCCGAGTACTACGAGGACCGCGCCGCCGTCTGGCCCGCTCAGGGGCTGGCGCGGCGCGAAGCCTTGCTGCCGGCCATCGAGGCCTGGCAGCGTCAGCGGCGGCCCATGGCCTGAGCGCCGCGCACGAGGCCCGCACGGAGGGATTGCACCCTGCGGCCCGCCACAATCGGCTGCGGGTGCGGCCGCTGAAGCCCCATCGCGAGCTTGTTCGAGACCCTATTCGAGAGCCCATGACCGAACCCACGCTGCCGGGCCTGACGCCCTGGCTGGCGCGCGCATCGCAGCTGCGCGTGCCCGCCGGCACCCGCTTGTTCGACGCCGGCCAACCCTGCCCGGGCTTTCCGGTGGTGGAGTCCGGCGCCGTGCGGGTCAGCCTGGCCTCGCCCGACGGTCGACAGCTGGAGCTCTACCGCGTGGAGCCCGGCGACCTCTGTGTGGTTTCGGCCACCTGCCTGTTTGCAGGGCGCAGCGCCACCGCCCAGGGCGACGCCTTGCAGGAAACCACGCTGCGCCTGATCAGCCCCGCCGATTTCGAGGCCGCCTGCGAGGCCGAGCCGGCGTTGCGCCGCCATGTGATGGGCCTGCTGGCCGAGCGCATGGCCGAGCTGATGGCGGTGGTCGAGGCGGTGGCCTTTCAGCGCCTGGACCAGCGTCTGGCCGCCCTGCTGCTGGCGCGCGGCCCGGTGCTGGCGGCCACCCACCAGCAATTGGCCGATGAACTCGGCACGGTGCGCGAGATCGTCAGCCGCCTGCTGGGCCGCTTTGAGCGCGCCGGCTGGCTGCGCCTGGGTCGTGAGCGCATCGAGCTGCTGGCTCCCGCCGCCCTGCAGGGACTTTGCGCCGGCGCAAACCCTGTGTAACCGCGGTCACTGAAGCGCGGCGCGCGGCGCGCGATGCTGCCGTCATCGTTCACGAAACAGGAGACTTTCATGCAAGCCAATGTCGGTTCCATTGACCGCATCGCGCGCGTCCTCATCGGCCTGGTCCTGCTGGCCCTGGCCTTCACCGGCACTATCGGCGCCTGGGGCTATATCGGCATCGTGCCCCTGGCCACGGCCGCCTTGGGTTTTTGCCCGCTCTACACGGTGCTGGGCATCCGCACCTGCCCGTTGAAGAAGGGCTAAGCCCCCAGCACCCGCCGCAGGCCCTCCAGCCCGACCGGCGCCTGGGCCTGCCAGGGCACCAGGGCGCGGCGGGTGGCGAGCCCATCGGCCACGCGTGCCAGCTGGCGGGTTTCCTGCTGCTGGCGTTGGCGCAGCAGCGGATCCTGGGTGCCACTGCCCAGCAGCGTGCGGTTGAGCACCCAGGCCCAGGGCTCAATGCCCGCACGACGCAGGTCCTGCTGCAGGGCGGCCGCCTCGCTGACCGGCGTGGTCTCCGCCAAACTCACCAGGATGACCTGGGTGTGGGCCGGGTCCTGCAGGCGCATCAGCGGGGTGACGAAGCGGCTGTCGCCCAGTTCTGCGGCCATCTGGCGGTGATAGGCACCGGTGGCGTCCATCAGCAGCAGGGTGTGGCCGGTGGGCGCGGTGTCCAGCACCACAAAGGCCTGGCGGGCCTCTGCCACCGCGCGCGAAAACGAGTGGAACACCGCCACCTCCTCCGTGCAGGGGCTGCGCAGGTCTTCTTCCATCAGGGCCAGTTCCGCGGGGCTGCGCCCGCGGCCCTTGCTGGCCAGTACCTTCTGGATGTAGGCCTCGGTCTCGGCCTTGGGGTCGATGCGGTCCACCCGCAGGCCCTGGGGCTGGGCGCCGGCCAGGGTGTCGCTGAGGTGCGCGGCTGGATCGGTGGTAGACAGGTGCACCGCATGCCCCCGTTCCACCAGGCCCAGGGCCAGGGCCGCGGCCAGGGTGGTCTTGCCCACCCCGCCCTTGCCCATCACCAGAATCAATCCATGCGACTGCTGGGCCAACTGCTCCACCAGATGGGATAGCGGGGGCCAGTCCTCGGTGCGGACCGGCGCCAAGGCCTCGGGGGTCGGGGCGCTGGTGGGCGCTGCCTCGGCCAGCAGGGCACGCAGGGCGGGCAGGCCCACCAGGTCCAGCGCCCGCAGGGGCACGGTGTCGCAGGGCAAGCTGGCCAAGCCTGGGGGCAGGGAGGCCAAGGCCGCTTCACCGGCCGACTGCCAGGCACAGGCCACTGCATCCTGGCGGTCCTGGGCCTGGAACAGGCCATTCACCACCAAGCGCTGCTGCAGCAGGCCAAGGGCCCGTAATTCGTGGTGACTGCGCTCGGCCTCGCGCAGTGCGGCTGGGTCGGCTCGCGTCACCAGCACCAGGGTGGTGAGGCCGGCATCGCTCAGGGCGGCCAGCGCGGCCCGGAAGCGCGCCTCCTGCATCTTCAGCCCCGAGTGCGGACCCAGGCAGGAAGCGCCGTCGGCATGCTGGGCCAGAAAACCCGCCCAGGCCTGCGGCAGGCTGAGCAGGCGCAGGGTGTGGCCGGTGGGGGCGGTGTCGAACACCACATGGTCGAAGTCCCGCGCGCCGCCAGTCAGCAGGTCCACGAATTCGTCAAACGCGGCAATCTCGGTGGTGCAGGCCCCCGAGAGCTGTTCGCGTACCTGCGCCTGTTGCGCCGGGTCTTGCACCTGATCCAGTACGCGCAAGCGGTATTGCTCGGCGGCGGCCTCGGGGTTGATGTTCAGGGCCCAGAGGCCGGACGCGCCGGGCACCGCGCGAGCCTGGCGCCCCAGCGCCACGCCCAGCATCTCGTCGAGATTGGAGGCGGGGTCCGTGCTGACCAGCAGCACCCGTCGCCCGGCATCGGCCAGCTTCAGGGCGCTGGCGCAGGCCAGCGAGGTCTTGCCCACGCCCCCCTTGCCGGTGAAGAAGAGGTGGCGCGGGGCGGTGAGCAACCAATCCATGGGCAGCATCATGGGGCAATACCGGGGCTGATGAAGTGGCCAGACTAGGGCCTGCAGGCGGCACGGACTTTGAGCCAACGCAGAAAGTCCCTACATATTGCGATATTTCCAAAATACTGGAACAATAGCCTCATGAACGAAGAACAAGTCATCAAGGCCCTGGCCGCCCTGGCACACGGCGTGCGGCTCACGGTGTTCCGCGCCCTGGTGGTGGCCGGTCCCAAGGGACTGACGCCCGGGGTGATGCAGGAGGGCCTGGGCATCCCGGCCACCACCCTGTCCTTTCACTTGAAAGAGCTCAGCGCCGCCGGTTTGGTGGCGGCCGAGCGTGATGGGCGCAGCCTGATCTACCGCGCCCAGTTCGACACCATGAATGGGCTGCTCGGTTACATGACCGCCAACTGCTGCCAAGGCAGCGCCACCTGTTCCCCGGCTGCTTCCAGCAGCTGCTGTCCGTAATTCCCCCTCAAGGAGACCGCCATGAAGCGCTTCCATGTCCATGTCCAGGTCAGCGATCTGCAAGCCAGCATCGCCTTCTATGCCAAGCTGTTTGGCGCCGCCCCTACGCGCACTGAAGGCGATTACGCCAAGTGGATGCTGGACGACCCGCGCATCAACTTCGCCATCTCGCAGCGCGGCGGCACGCCGGGGGTGGACCACCTGGGTTTCCAGACCGACAGCGAGGAAGAACTCCAGGCCCTGCGCGAGCGCGCGCAGGCCGCCGATCTGGCCCTGGCCGATGTGGGTGAGGCCGCCTGCTGCTATGCCCGCAGCGACAAGCACTGGATCACCGACCCGCAAGGCATCGCTTGGGAACACTTTCACACGCTGGAGAACATCCCGGTGTTTGGTGAGCGTCCGCAGGATGCCGCCTGCTGCCCGGCGCCCACGCCGGCGGCTAAGTCGGCCACTGCGTCGGGTTGCTGCGCCCCCGCTTCGTCGGGCGCGGCGCGCAGCGGCTGCTGCTGATTGAGGCACCGTCATGCCCAGCCCCATGCCGATACTTTTGCAACGCCATCTCTACCCCTTGGTTGCCCTGATGGGGCTGCTGCTCTGGGCCCTGGCGCCAAGGCTGGGCCTGCCCACAGAAGCCCTGGTGATGGGCTGGAGCCTGGCCGTGTTGGCCTTGGGCTGGGCGCTGGAGCGACGCTGGCCCTTTGAGGCTCGGTGGCGCACCCCCGTGGACCGGGACACCCGCATCGACGCTCCCAGTGCGCTG
Above is a window of Inhella inkyongensis DNA encoding:
- a CDS encoding type II toxin-antitoxin system Phd/YefM family antitoxin, with the translated sequence MHTLPLSEFRAHVAAALDLVEQGQTVRILRHGKPVADLVPVAAAARDAQPAWKQAIEPAHLAPADGKTVSQHLIEGRGA
- a CDS encoding ArsR/SmtB family transcription factor, which produces MNEEQVIKALAALAHGVRLTVFRALVVAGPKGLTPGVMQEGLGIPATTLSFHLKELSAAGLVAAERDGRSLIYRAQFDTMNGLLGYMTANCCQGSATCSPAASSSCCP
- a CDS encoding DUF1993 domain-containing protein; amino-acid sequence: MSISMVQATSPRFINGLINLSKILGKAAEHAAAHKIDPQALLQARLYPDMFALTRQVQIACDQAKGAVARLAGQEPPKHEDNEQSFEDLQARIKKTIAYIESVPLVTLDGSESRGIHLKVAGKELTFVGSQYLMGWAWPNFHFHSSMAYAILRHNGVPLGKQDYLGEV
- a CDS encoding YgaP family membrane protein codes for the protein MQANVGSIDRIARVLIGLVLLALAFTGTIGAWGYIGIVPLATAALGFCPLYTVLGIRTCPLKKG
- a CDS encoding GFA family protein, yielding MSELAALTGRCGCGQVRYALDASPMVVHCCHCRWCQRETGSAFVINAMIETERLRLLQGQTAEVLTPSASGYGQRIHRCPSCQVALWSHYAGAGPVLAFVRVGTLDEPGRCPPDVHIFTASKPSWLTLPPGAKAYAEYYEDRAAVWPAQGLARREALLPAIEAWQRQRRPMA
- a CDS encoding type II toxin-antitoxin system VapC family toxin, which gives rise to MKILLDPSALVKRYLDEPGRAAVQAALAQAHQVAVAAHCRAELVSALAAHREALPEPELQRLLGLLQADFEDFERVALDRRVEALSQALLLRHSRLPASDALHLAAAQACGADRLITADPRQAEAARAEGLATQLIEES
- the arsA gene encoding arsenical pump-driving ATPase produces the protein MDWLLTAPRHLFFTGKGGVGKTSLACASALKLADAGRRVLLVSTDPASNLDEMLGVALGRQARAVPGASGLWALNINPEAAAEQYRLRVLDQVQDPAQQAQVREQLSGACTTEIAAFDEFVDLLTGGARDFDHVVFDTAPTGHTLRLLSLPQAWAGFLAQHADGASCLGPHSGLKMQEARFRAALAALSDAGLTTLVLVTRADPAALREAERSHHELRALGLLQQRLVVNGLFQAQDRQDAVACAWQSAGEAALASLPPGLASLPCDTVPLRALDLVGLPALRALLAEAAPTSAPTPEALAPVRTEDWPPLSHLVEQLAQQSHGLILVMGKGGVGKTTLAAALALGLVERGHAVHLSTTDPAAHLSDTLAGAQPQGLRVDRIDPKAETEAYIQKVLASKGRGRSPAELALMEEDLRSPCTEEVAVFHSFSRAVAEARQAFVVLDTAPTGHTLLLMDATGAYHRQMAAELGDSRFVTPLMRLQDPAHTQVILVSLAETTPVSEAAALQQDLRRAGIEPWAWVLNRTLLGSGTQDPLLRQRQQQETRQLARVADGLATRRALVPWQAQAPVGLEGLRRVLGA
- a CDS encoding Crp/Fnr family transcriptional regulator translates to MTEPTLPGLTPWLARASQLRVPAGTRLFDAGQPCPGFPVVESGAVRVSLASPDGRQLELYRVEPGDLCVVSATCLFAGRSATAQGDALQETTLRLISPADFEAACEAEPALRRHVMGLLAERMAELMAVVEAVAFQRLDQRLAALLLARGPVLAATHQQLADELGTVREIVSRLLGRFERAGWLRLGRERIELLAPAALQGLCAGANPV
- a CDS encoding ArsI/CadI family heavy metal resistance metalloenzyme, which encodes MKRFHVHVQVSDLQASIAFYAKLFGAAPTRTEGDYAKWMLDDPRINFAISQRGGTPGVDHLGFQTDSEEELQALRERAQAADLALADVGEAACCYARSDKHWITDPQGIAWEHFHTLENIPVFGERPQDAACCPAPTPAAKSATASGCCAPASSGAARSGCC